The following are from one region of the Stigmatella ashevillena genome:
- a CDS encoding glycosyl hydrolase family 18 protein, producing the protein MHAQELTGGVFTFQTTSVWSTGYCAQLRFTNTTGAALSQWTVTFQLPSGMGITSLYNGQWSAQGQVQTVKDQGWNGPVPVGGTASFSFCGHHAGTAGTPFNYTLNGTPGSGSPPPPQPPSDIQPPSVVQGLSVVSKTAQSVELTWQAASDNVGVTGYEVFQNGASTAAATPSGTQVSVGGLQPGTAYVFTVKARDAVGNRSTASAPLTVSTDPLATPKHMVGYFVSWGLYQRQFYAKNLDTSGTAAKLTHLNYAFGRVANGRCDISAGNPEADYTWTHTAAMSVDGVADSGQPLRGNFNQLKKLKAKYPHLKVLISLGGADWSTGFSDAVSTAAKRQIFVQSCIDLYIRGNLPVGAGLAAGLFDGIDVDWEFPAVNWGGQQGRPEDTVNFTEMLAEFRRQLDAVRPGLLLTIASGSSEDVFSKIQLNVIPTYLDFITVMTYDMHGGWDPTTNFHAALYNQTANPAKSRRDSTHEALQGHLAAGVPPGKLVLGIPLYGRGWQSTQAGPLGDGLYQSTSGPARGNWDVAGNSGMFDYYHIKNVLEPLGVKRRHPEAQVPYLYNSATGLWVSYDDPVSVGVKGQYIRDQQLGGAMFWDLSSDDAQGSLVAAMKTALNP; encoded by the coding sequence ATGCACGCCCAGGAATTGACCGGTGGTGTTTTCACGTTCCAGACGACCTCGGTCTGGTCCACGGGCTACTGCGCGCAGCTTCGCTTTACCAATACCACTGGGGCGGCGCTTTCCCAATGGACGGTGACGTTCCAGCTCCCCTCGGGAATGGGCATCACGTCCCTGTACAATGGGCAGTGGTCCGCCCAGGGACAGGTCCAGACGGTCAAGGACCAGGGGTGGAATGGCCCGGTGCCCGTGGGGGGGACGGCCTCCTTTTCCTTCTGTGGCCACCACGCGGGCACGGCCGGTACTCCGTTCAATTACACGCTCAATGGCACGCCGGGCTCGGGCAGCCCCCCACCGCCCCAGCCTCCTTCCGACATACAGCCGCCCTCGGTGGTGCAGGGCTTGAGCGTGGTGAGCAAGACGGCGCAGAGCGTCGAGCTGACGTGGCAGGCCGCCTCCGACAATGTAGGCGTCACCGGCTACGAGGTGTTTCAGAATGGCGCCAGCACCGCCGCCGCCACCCCCTCGGGCACCCAGGTGAGTGTGGGCGGGCTCCAGCCAGGCACGGCCTATGTCTTTACCGTGAAGGCGCGGGACGCCGTGGGCAACCGCTCCACCGCCAGTGCTCCGCTCACCGTGAGCACGGATCCGCTGGCGACGCCCAAGCACATGGTGGGCTATTTCGTCAGCTGGGGGCTCTATCAAAGGCAGTTCTATGCGAAGAACTTGGACACGAGTGGAACGGCCGCGAAGCTCACCCACCTCAATTATGCCTTTGGGCGGGTGGCCAATGGCCGGTGTGACATCTCCGCGGGGAACCCCGAGGCGGATTACACGTGGACGCACACCGCGGCGATGAGTGTGGATGGTGTGGCCGATTCCGGTCAGCCGCTTCGGGGGAACTTCAACCAGCTCAAGAAGCTCAAGGCGAAGTATCCGCACCTGAAGGTGTTGATTTCCTTGGGCGGGGCGGACTGGTCGACGGGCTTCTCCGACGCGGTCAGCACGGCCGCGAAGCGGCAGATCTTCGTCCAGTCCTGCATTGATCTCTACATCCGGGGAAACCTGCCCGTGGGGGCCGGGCTGGCGGCGGGCCTCTTCGATGGCATTGACGTGGACTGGGAGTTTCCCGCGGTGAACTGGGGCGGCCAGCAGGGGCGCCCCGAGGACACGGTGAACTTCACCGAGATGCTGGCCGAGTTCCGCCGTCAGCTCGATGCCGTCCGTCCCGGGCTGTTGTTGACCATCGCCTCGGGATCCTCCGAGGACGTGTTTTCGAAGATTCAGCTCAACGTCATTCCCACGTATCTCGATTTCATCACCGTGATGACGTACGACATGCACGGGGGGTGGGACCCCACGACGAATTTCCACGCGGCGCTCTACAATCAGACGGCCAACCCGGCGAAATCCCGGCGCGACAGCACCCACGAGGCCCTTCAGGGGCATCTGGCTGCGGGTGTCCCTCCGGGCAAGCTGGTGTTGGGAATTCCTCTCTACGGCCGGGGTTGGCAGAGCACCCAGGCAGGCCCCCTGGGCGATGGGCTCTACCAATCCACTTCAGGCCCCGCCCGGGGCAACTGGGACGTCGCCGGCAACTCGGGCATGTTCGACTACTACCACATCAAGAATGTCTTGGAGCCCTTGGGGGTAAAGCGCCGCCATCCAGAGGCCCAGGTGCCCTATCTCTACAATTCCGCCACGGGGCTCTGGGTGAGCTACGACGATCCTGTCTCGGTCGGCGTGAAGGGGCAGTACATCCGCGACCAGCAGTTGGGGGGCGCCATGTTCTGGGACTTGAGCAGCGATGATGCCCAAGGCTCCCTGGTCGCGGCGATGAAGACGGCGCTGAACCCGTAG
- a CDS encoding inorganic pyrophosphatase yields the protein MKKQKSPPQAFQAHPWHGVSPGDAAPEVLTAYIEIVPTDALKYELDKETGILRLDRPQQFSSQCPTLYGFIPQTYCGEQVAQRAADRTGRKEIQGDGDPMDICVLTEKSISSGNLLVRAVPIGGFRMIDGEEADDKILAVLESDLVYGEMQHVAQCPRAMVDRLKHYFLTYKQIPGEGKRRVEIAEVYDRPEALEVIRRSMKDYQRLYGTAPRTTRSRPRKR from the coding sequence ATGAAAAAGCAGAAGTCCCCCCCCCAGGCATTCCAGGCCCACCCGTGGCACGGGGTCAGCCCGGGTGACGCGGCCCCGGAAGTGCTCACGGCCTATATCGAAATCGTCCCCACGGACGCCCTGAAGTACGAACTCGACAAGGAAACGGGCATCCTTCGGTTGGACCGGCCGCAGCAGTTCTCCAGCCAGTGTCCCACCCTCTACGGCTTCATTCCGCAGACGTACTGCGGCGAGCAGGTGGCCCAGCGCGCCGCCGATCGCACCGGCCGCAAGGAGATCCAAGGGGACGGGGACCCGATGGACATCTGCGTGCTGACCGAGAAGTCCATCTCCAGCGGCAACCTGCTGGTGCGCGCGGTGCCCATCGGCGGGTTCCGGATGATCGACGGCGAGGAAGCCGACGACAAGATCCTCGCCGTGCTGGAGTCGGATCTCGTCTACGGGGAAATGCAGCACGTGGCCCAGTGCCCCCGCGCGATGGTGGACCGGCTCAAGCACTACTTCCTCACGTACAAACAGATTCCAGGCGAGGGCAAGCGCCGGGTGGAGATCGCCGAGGTGTACGACCGGCCCGAGGCCCTGGAAGTGATCCGCCGCAGCATGAAGGACTACCAGCGTCTCTACGGCACGGCACCCCGGACGACGCGCTCGCGCCCCCGCAAGCGTTGA